The proteins below are encoded in one region of Maribacter aestuarii:
- a CDS encoding helix-turn-helix domain-containing protein, producing the protein MKQPLLGIKITELRKQKGFTQEELVDLCNINVRTLQRIENGEVSPRSYTIKTILSALDQDYEELYEKDAEISEKLNLDSPKEATSVYKLLTFAWIAGIIYFLFGVPEGIADWFRFSEDELVFGTTGHLALKIGSFIFYAFTIYGFLIAGRLLKNYLMKIISILMLFALFFFYLFDGISLFYPSIAVEAIFVAESILTGILGVLFGIAIIKSQKQFGSVAYVAGGMEILAAFFLLTIVLAPLGLILLLPAIILEVVLLYKLSAMVKEYKG; encoded by the coding sequence ATGAAACAACCATTATTAGGAATTAAAATCACGGAACTCCGCAAGCAAAAAGGATTTACGCAAGAAGAATTGGTGGACTTGTGCAATATAAATGTCCGCACCCTACAGCGCATTGAAAATGGAGAAGTAAGTCCAAGGAGCTATACGATCAAAACAATTTTGTCAGCGCTTGATCAAGATTATGAAGAATTATATGAGAAGGATGCCGAAATATCTGAAAAATTAAACCTCGATTCTCCCAAAGAGGCAACCTCGGTTTATAAATTATTGACGTTCGCATGGATAGCCGGTATTATCTACTTTCTTTTTGGTGTCCCGGAAGGCATTGCAGATTGGTTTCGATTTTCGGAGGATGAATTGGTCTTTGGTACCACAGGGCATCTGGCCTTAAAAATAGGGTCCTTTATTTTTTACGCCTTCACCATTTATGGTTTTTTAATAGCGGGAAGACTGCTGAAAAATTATTTGATGAAAATCATTTCCATTTTGATGCTCTTCGCGCTATTCTTTTTTTACCTTTTTGATGGTATCTCACTATTTTATCCCTCCATCGCCGTAGAAGCCATTTTCGTGGCAGAAAGTATCCTTACCGGAATATTGGGAGTTCTCTTCGGTATTGCCATCATCAAGTCCCAAAAGCAATTTGGGTCGGTGGCCTATGTGGCCGGAGGTATGGAAATTTTGGCGGCCTTCTTTCTTTTAACTATCGTTCTTGCTCCTCTGGGTTTGATATTGTTACTCCCGGCCATAATTCTGGAAGTGGTGCTGCTTT
- the mfd gene encoding transcription-repair coupling factor, whose amino-acid sequence MTHSSIQQLFAQSSNTGKLVNAIAQSEGSDDSKVYIKGLTGSSLSFVLSHVFKEADAPFLLIFNDKEEAAYYLNDIERLVGEKDVLFYPGSYRRPYQIEETDNANVLLRAEVLNRINSRKKPAVIVTYPDALFEKVVTRKELDKNTLKIKLNDTLSLDFLNEVLFEYKFKRVDFVTEPGEFSVRGGIVDVFSFSHDEPYRIEFFGDEVDSMRTFDVETQLSTEKVKKISIIPNVANKMLREKREGFLKYIASETVIFSKNTDFLFDRLDDFFVKAKEAFQKLSKEIKHAEPEELFLNSDQFKEQVEHFRLISLNATQNGGTVIKFNTKPQPSFNKKFDLLIENLNENHSKGYSNYIFCASEQQAKRFHDIFEEVGQQVHYKTIVFPLHQGFIDDDLKLVCYTDHQIFERYHKFHLKNGYAKKQAITLKDLNKLEIGDYVTHIDHGIGKFGGLQKIDVEGRKQEAIKLMYGERDILYVSIHSLHKISKFNGKDGAAPKIYKLGSGAWKKAKDKTKSRVKKIAFDLIKVYAKRRLEKGFQYDPDSYLQNELEASFIYEDTPDQSSATDDIKKDMESERPMDRLICGDVGFGKTEVAIRAAFKAVDNGKQVAVLVPTTILAFQHHRTFTERLKDMPVSVDYLNRFRTAKERRETLEKLEAGKVDIIIGTHQLVNKNVKFKDLGLLIVDEEQKFGVAVKDKLKSIKENVDVLTLTATPIPRTLQFSLMAARDLSVINTAPPNRYPIESSVIRFNEETIRDAISYEIERGGQIFFIHNRIENIKEVAGMIQRLVPDAKVGIGHGQMEGKRLENLMLGFINGEFDVLVSTTIVESGLDVTNANTIFINNANNFGLSDLHQMRGRVGRGNKKAFCYFITPPYDVMTTDARKRIEALEQFTELGSGFNIAMKDLEIRGAGDLLGGEQSGFINEIGFETYQKILAEAIDELKENEFKDLYEEVEGKTDKIFVKETQIDSDFELLFPDDYINNITERLTLYTDLNQVKNEEELQKFEAQLVDRFGELPTNAEDLLNSVRIKWIASNIGLEKIVMKKGKLIGYFIADQQSDFYQSPTFTKVLQFVQSHPQHCKMKEKNTRKGLRLLLTFEHITSVDKALKALKPFETKKATAVQTS is encoded by the coding sequence TTGACGCATTCCTCCATTCAACAACTATTCGCACAGTCTTCCAACACCGGAAAACTAGTAAATGCTATTGCCCAATCCGAAGGTTCGGATGATTCCAAAGTTTATATAAAGGGTCTTACAGGTTCGTCTCTTTCCTTTGTGCTTTCACATGTCTTCAAGGAAGCAGACGCTCCATTTTTATTGATTTTTAACGATAAGGAAGAGGCCGCCTATTATCTGAATGATATAGAAAGACTTGTAGGTGAAAAAGACGTGCTTTTCTATCCGGGCAGTTACCGCAGGCCCTATCAGATAGAGGAGACGGACAATGCGAATGTCTTGCTCCGTGCCGAAGTACTGAACAGAATCAATTCCCGAAAGAAACCCGCCGTTATTGTCACCTATCCGGATGCGCTTTTTGAGAAGGTGGTTACCCGTAAGGAACTGGATAAAAACACCCTTAAGATAAAGCTCAACGATACACTTTCTCTGGACTTTCTAAACGAGGTGCTTTTTGAATACAAGTTCAAACGCGTGGATTTTGTAACGGAACCAGGTGAGTTTTCGGTACGCGGCGGAATTGTAGATGTATTTTCTTTTTCACACGATGAACCTTATCGGATTGAATTTTTTGGGGACGAAGTAGATAGTATGCGAACCTTTGATGTAGAGACGCAGCTTTCTACGGAAAAGGTGAAAAAAATCAGTATTATTCCTAACGTAGCCAATAAAATGCTACGGGAAAAACGGGAGGGTTTCCTCAAATATATAGCATCTGAAACGGTAATTTTTTCCAAAAACACCGATTTTCTTTTTGACCGTTTGGACGACTTTTTTGTAAAGGCCAAAGAAGCTTTTCAAAAATTATCCAAAGAAATAAAGCATGCCGAACCAGAGGAATTATTCTTAAATTCAGACCAGTTCAAAGAACAAGTAGAACATTTTAGATTGATTTCTCTCAACGCTACCCAAAATGGAGGTACCGTAATTAAATTCAATACAAAACCGCAACCTTCTTTCAATAAGAAGTTCGATTTATTGATAGAAAACCTCAACGAGAATCACTCTAAAGGATATTCCAATTATATTTTCTGCGCATCGGAACAACAGGCAAAACGCTTCCATGATATTTTTGAGGAAGTCGGGCAACAAGTGCATTATAAGACCATTGTTTTTCCCTTGCACCAAGGATTTATAGATGATGACCTTAAACTGGTCTGTTATACGGATCATCAAATATTTGAACGCTACCATAAGTTCCATCTAAAGAATGGGTATGCCAAAAAGCAGGCTATTACCCTAAAAGATTTGAACAAACTGGAAATTGGGGACTACGTCACCCATATAGACCATGGTATCGGAAAATTTGGTGGACTTCAAAAAATAGATGTAGAGGGCAGGAAACAAGAAGCTATTAAGTTGATGTACGGGGAACGTGATATTCTCTATGTGAGCATTCATTCCCTACACAAAATATCCAAATTTAATGGAAAGGACGGTGCAGCACCCAAAATCTATAAATTAGGTTCAGGGGCTTGGAAAAAGGCGAAGGACAAGACCAAATCCAGGGTAAAGAAAATAGCATTTGACCTTATAAAAGTGTATGCCAAAAGACGGTTGGAAAAAGGCTTTCAATATGACCCGGACAGCTATCTGCAGAACGAACTGGAAGCCTCCTTCATCTATGAGGATACACCAGATCAGAGTAGCGCAACGGACGATATTAAAAAAGACATGGAAAGCGAACGCCCCATGGACCGTTTAATTTGTGGTGATGTAGGCTTCGGCAAGACCGAAGTTGCCATCCGTGCCGCTTTTAAAGCCGTGGATAATGGCAAACAGGTTGCCGTATTGGTGCCCACGACGATTCTGGCATTCCAACATCACCGCACATTTACCGAGCGATTAAAGGATATGCCCGTTTCCGTAGATTACCTAAACCGGTTCCGTACAGCAAAGGAACGTAGGGAGACCTTGGAAAAACTGGAAGCCGGAAAAGTGGATATTATCATCGGTACGCATCAATTGGTGAACAAAAATGTGAAGTTTAAGGATTTGGGGCTTCTAATTGTTGACGAGGAACAGAAATTTGGCGTGGCCGTAAAAGATAAATTGAAATCGATTAAAGAAAACGTAGATGTACTAACCTTAACGGCAACCCCAATTCCTAGAACGTTACAGTTTAGTCTTATGGCGGCTAGGGACCTCTCCGTTATCAACACCGCACCACCCAACCGATATCCCATAGAAAGTAGTGTAATCAGATTTAACGAAGAAACCATACGGGACGCGATCAGCTATGAAATTGAACGTGGTGGACAGATTTTCTTTATCCATAATAGAATAGAAAATATTAAAGAAGTAGCGGGCATGATCCAGCGTTTGGTACCTGATGCCAAAGTAGGTATTGGACATGGCCAAATGGAGGGAAAACGGTTGGAAAATTTAATGCTAGGCTTTATAAACGGTGAGTTTGACGTTCTCGTTTCTACGACCATCGTAGAAAGCGGCTTGGACGTTACAAATGCCAATACCATTTTTATAAACAATGCGAACAACTTTGGACTCAGCGACCTACACCAGATGCGCGGCCGCGTAGGTCGTGGAAATAAAAAGGCATTTTGCTATTTCATAACCCCGCCCTATGACGTGATGACGACCGATGCCAGGAAACGAATTGAGGCACTAGAGCAATTTACGGAGCTGGGAAGTGGTTTCAACATTGCCATGAAAGATTTGGAGATTCGTGGTGCCGGGGATTTGTTGGGAGGTGAGCAGAGCGGGTTTATTAATGAAATTGGATTTGAAACCTATCAAAAAATTCTAGCGGAAGCCATTGATGAGCTCAAGGAAAACGAGTTCAAAGACTTGTATGAGGAGGTAGAAGGAAAGACCGATAAAATTTTTGTGAAGGAAACTCAAATCGATTCTGATTTTGAGCTGCTATTCCCAGACGATTACATTAACAACATCACCGAGCGCTTGACTTTGTATACCGATTTGAACCAGGTTAAGAATGAAGAGGAACTCCAGAAGTTTGAAGCACAACTCGTGGATCGTTTTGGTGAACTTCCTACAAATGCAGAGGATTTGTTGAATTCCGTCCGTATCAAATGGATAGCGAGCAACATTGGGCTTGAGAAAATAGTGATGAAAAAAGGCAAGCTTATTGGATATTTCATCGCGGACCAACAATCGGATTTTTATCAAAGTCCAACGTTTACCAAAGTACTTCAATTTGTACAGAGCCATCCACAGCACTGTAAAATGAAGGAAAAAAATACCCGTAAAGGACTCCGACTTTTATTGACCTTTGAACATATCACTTCGGTTGATAAAGCCCTAAAAGCTTTGAAGCCTTTTGAGACTAAAAAGGCAACTGCCGTTCAAACCAGTTAG
- a CDS encoding dihydrolipoyl dehydrogenase family protein, with the protein MKENQFDVFVIGSGIAGQTVAKACAEAGKKVAIADKREYGGTCANRGCDPKKVLLGTTEVLEAARQLQGKGITKLPKINWKKLQKFKKEFTAAVPKSTEKDLKGLGIQLYHQSPKFLNEDTLKVEGKKVTAKTIVIATGYEPRKLSFKGHEHLLTSDDFLRLKKMPKHITFIGAGYVGLEFAHMAVRAGAKVTVLETGERPLSAFDAELVKELTKYSKKLGIEFIFGAKTAAVKKLRKNFKLKYDINGTTKSLKSRAVFNTAGRVPALSELVLEKGNVTFSESGIETNAFLQSKSNPKVYTCGDVSANGLPLTPLSGREGYVVATNILNGNSKKINVPVIPSVIFTLPNLASVGYSEEEARSRYKSILVKQASVPNWFNAKRINAPVYSYKIILNERTQEIVGAHILGPDAGETINILTMAINAKMTADDLQSTIFTYPSWVNDIKSMV; encoded by the coding sequence ATGAAAGAAAATCAATTTGATGTTTTCGTGATTGGCAGCGGTATCGCAGGTCAGACGGTGGCCAAGGCATGTGCCGAAGCAGGTAAAAAAGTGGCCATTGCCGACAAACGTGAATACGGGGGTACCTGTGCCAATAGAGGCTGCGACCCTAAAAAAGTACTCTTAGGGACTACGGAAGTTCTTGAAGCTGCTCGTCAATTACAAGGGAAGGGTATTACAAAACTCCCCAAAATAAACTGGAAAAAACTTCAGAAGTTTAAAAAAGAATTTACCGCTGCCGTTCCAAAAAGCACAGAAAAGGATTTAAAGGGTCTGGGCATTCAACTGTACCATCAATCCCCAAAATTCCTGAACGAGGATACCTTAAAGGTAGAAGGGAAAAAAGTGACCGCAAAAACAATTGTTATTGCCACGGGTTATGAACCACGCAAATTGTCCTTTAAGGGGCATGAGCATTTATTAACCAGTGACGATTTTTTAAGGTTAAAAAAAATGCCCAAACATATTACGTTTATTGGCGCCGGTTATGTGGGTTTGGAATTTGCTCATATGGCGGTCAGGGCAGGAGCCAAGGTTACGGTCTTGGAAACAGGCGAACGTCCCTTGAGCGCTTTTGATGCCGAGTTGGTAAAGGAGCTCACCAAATACTCAAAAAAACTGGGTATAGAATTCATTTTTGGCGCCAAGACCGCAGCGGTCAAAAAATTACGGAAGAATTTTAAACTGAAATACGATATAAACGGGACTACCAAATCTTTGAAGTCCAGAGCTGTATTTAATACGGCCGGTCGGGTTCCAGCACTATCCGAACTTGTGTTGGAAAAAGGAAACGTCACTTTTAGCGAGAGTGGCATAGAGACCAATGCTTTCTTGCAGAGTAAAAGTAATCCTAAGGTATATACATGTGGCGACGTCTCTGCCAATGGATTACCACTTACCCCACTTTCCGGACGTGAGGGTTATGTAGTAGCTACTAACATTTTGAACGGAAATTCTAAAAAAATAAACGTCCCGGTTATCCCGTCGGTGATATTTACATTGCCCAATTTGGCTTCTGTTGGATATTCCGAGGAGGAAGCGAGAAGCAGGTATAAAAGTATTCTGGTCAAACAAGCTTCGGTTCCCAATTGGTTTAACGCCAAAAGAATCAACGCACCAGTATACAGCTATAAAATTATTTTGAACGAACGGACTCAAGAAATTGTTGGAGCTCATATCTTAGGCCCTGATGCTGGGGAGACTATCAATATTCTGACCATGGCCATCAATGCCAAAATGACCGCCGATGATTTGCAGAGTACGATTTTCACGTATCCATCATGGGTCAATGACATTAAAAGTATGGTCTAG
- a CDS encoding tryptophan-rich sensory protein yields the protein MKKLAVLNLFSVVLVIAVNYISQALRLNNTTIGEISAKYDNLFTPASYAFAIWGIIFISLLAYGIFQVRRAFFSDKQSEFIQETGYWFLASNLLNAAWVFAFVYDFTGLSVIIMLGILFSLIKIILNMNMERWDAPITTIAFVWWPICIYSGWIAVATIANIAAYLSKLGWSGNPLSEISWTIIMIGIATLLNLLMVWMRNMREFAFVGVWALFAIYIRHKETLENIAYSALIGSILLLGAILVHGYKNRHTNPFEKLKERLASD from the coding sequence ATGAAAAAGCTTGCGGTTCTCAACTTATTTTCAGTGGTTTTAGTAATTGCCGTTAATTATATTTCACAGGCACTTAGGCTGAATAATACTACTATTGGGGAAATTAGTGCCAAATACGATAATCTATTTACTCCTGCCTCATACGCTTTTGCCATTTGGGGAATAATATTCATTAGCTTATTGGCGTACGGAATATTTCAAGTGCGTCGGGCTTTTTTTAGCGACAAACAAAGTGAATTTATTCAAGAAACCGGTTATTGGTTCCTAGCGTCCAACCTTTTGAATGCAGCCTGGGTGTTTGCTTTTGTATACGACTTTACGGGACTATCGGTAATAATCATGCTTGGAATCTTGTTCTCCTTGATAAAAATAATTTTGAACATGAACATGGAACGATGGGATGCCCCAATAACTACAATCGCTTTTGTTTGGTGGCCCATCTGCATTTATAGCGGTTGGATTGCGGTAGCGACCATTGCCAATATTGCTGCTTATTTAAGCAAACTCGGGTGGAGCGGAAACCCGTTATCCGAGATTAGTTGGACCATAATAATGATTGGAATAGCAACCCTACTAAACCTCTTAATGGTTTGGATGCGTAATATGCGGGAGTTTGCATTCGTAGGAGTTTGGGCCCTATTTGCTATCTATATACGCCACAAAGAAACTTTGGAAAACATTGCCTACAGCGCTTTAATCGGCAGTATTTTGCTCTTGGGCGCTATCCTAGTACATGGCTATAAGAATAGGCATACCAACCCTTTCGAAAAATTAAAAGAAAGATTGGCGAGCGACTAG
- the pdeM gene encoding ligase-associated DNA damage response endonuclease PdeM, translating to MNTASILLQNQNFVMHPSGVLFWQERSTLIISDVHLGKISHFRKFGAAVPQKAVGQNFMVMTGVIQHFKPTVIIFLGDLFHSSVNKEWQFFEKWIATLTAKIILVSGNHDIISPLRYEDIGVQVSKEIIWEDFLLTHHPEEREGLFNFSGHVHPAIRLHGIGRQSVRLRCFFRTKNQMILPAFGEFTGNYTMKPTPGCEAYALLGDTVLQVPLKETKRRRRF from the coding sequence GTGAACACAGCTTCTATTCTTCTCCAAAATCAAAATTTCGTCATGCACCCCTCGGGTGTACTCTTTTGGCAAGAAAGGTCCACCCTCATCATAAGTGATGTGCATCTAGGAAAAATATCCCATTTCCGGAAATTTGGAGCGGCCGTTCCTCAAAAAGCGGTTGGTCAGAATTTTATGGTCATGACGGGGGTTATCCAACATTTCAAGCCGACGGTCATCATTTTTTTGGGTGATTTATTCCACTCTTCCGTTAACAAGGAGTGGCAATTCTTTGAGAAATGGATTGCAACACTTACTGCAAAAATTATTTTAGTAAGTGGAAATCATGATATTATTTCTCCTCTACGCTATGAAGATATAGGGGTTCAGGTGTCCAAGGAGATTATATGGGAAGATTTTCTGCTTACACACCACCCGGAAGAAAGGGAAGGTCTCTTTAATTTTTCAGGTCATGTGCATCCCGCCATACGGTTGCATGGGATTGGGAGGCAGTCGGTTCGTTTACGGTGTTTTTTTAGAACTAAAAATCAAATGATTTTGCCGGCTTTTGGGGAATTTACAGGTAATTACACTATGAAACCTACACCTGGATGCGAGGCCTATGCGCTACTTGGAGATACGGTGCTTCAAGTACCATTAAAGGAGACAAAGCGACGCAGAAGATTTTAG
- the rbsK gene encoding ribokinase yields the protein MAQIIVIGSSNTDMVVKTPRFPEPGETIIGGDFFMFPGGKGANQAVAATRAGGEVFFICSVGDDVFGKNALSGYEEEGIDISKAKIVKGAASGVALITVNELGENEIVVASGTNALLSPIYVSEVMEEMDNDALILTQLEIPLETISFLARYSKLTDQPLIINPAPAQVLEDEVLDGLYLITPNETEAKILTGITIDDDASMEAAGKALLSKGVRNVIITLGKRGAFFMNEDMQLVVPTEKVTAMDTTAAGDVFNGVLAVCLSEGLSWKESISYANKAAALSVTKMGAQGSAPYKEEINQH from the coding sequence ATGGCCCAAATAATCGTTATTGGAAGTTCCAATACGGATATGGTAGTTAAAACCCCACGTTTCCCGGAACCGGGAGAAACTATTATTGGCGGGGATTTCTTTATGTTCCCTGGTGGAAAGGGTGCAAACCAAGCCGTTGCGGCCACTAGGGCTGGCGGAGAAGTTTTTTTTATCTGTTCAGTAGGAGATGATGTGTTTGGTAAAAATGCGCTTTCAGGATACGAAGAAGAAGGGATTGATATTTCCAAGGCCAAAATAGTGAAGGGTGCAGCCTCCGGTGTAGCTTTAATAACAGTGAATGAGCTGGGTGAAAATGAAATTGTGGTAGCCTCAGGAACCAATGCTTTGCTTTCTCCAATATATGTATCTGAGGTTATGGAGGAAATGGATAATGATGCCTTAATATTGACCCAGTTGGAAATACCTTTGGAAACCATTTCCTTTTTAGCCCGCTATAGTAAACTGACCGATCAGCCGCTTATCATCAACCCCGCTCCTGCCCAGGTTTTGGAAGATGAAGTTTTAGATGGTCTTTATTTGATTACGCCCAATGAGACGGAAGCAAAAATTTTGACGGGAATAACCATTGATGATGACGCATCCATGGAAGCTGCTGGTAAGGCCTTATTGTCCAAAGGAGTAAGGAACGTTATTATTACTTTAGGAAAGCGGGGTGCTTTTTTTATGAACGAAGATATGCAGCTGGTAGTACCAACGGAAAAAGTGACCGCCATGGATACGACCGCGGCAGGCGATGTATTCAATGGGGTATTGGCAGTCTGTTTGTCCGAAGGTTTGTCTTGGAAGGAAAGTATCTCTTATGCCAATAAGGCGGCGGCACTTTCCGTGACCAAGATGGGCGCACAAGGTTCTGCGCCTTACAAAGAAGAAATCAACCAACACTAA
- a CDS encoding GRP family sugar transporter, producing the protein MFIIETYGLAVAFCFITMMAWGSWANTQKLAAKDWRFELFYWDYVFGIVLFALLFALSAGSIGSEGRPFWTDLMQADSSNLWSAFLGGILFNLANILLVAAITLAGMSVAFPVGIGLALVVGVIVNYLDAPVGDSKLLFAGVGMVVLAILLNANAYRKLTKVQQKVPTKGLILAVVAGLLMGLFYKYVANSMFSDFTVPVDGKLSPYTAVFIFALGILGSNLVFNTILMRKPFEGAPVSYRNYFQGSRKIHVMGILGGVIWCIGMSFSILASDKAGPAISYGLGQGATVVAALWGIFVWKEFKGAPKGVGGMLNAMLLIYIAGLMLIIAAR; encoded by the coding sequence ATGTTCATTATTGAAACGTACGGACTGGCAGTTGCCTTCTGTTTTATAACGATGATGGCCTGGGGATCTTGGGCAAATACTCAAAAACTAGCGGCCAAAGACTGGCGTTTTGAACTATTCTATTGGGACTACGTATTCGGTATCGTCCTGTTTGCACTATTATTTGCGCTATCAGCTGGAAGCATCGGTTCAGAGGGGCGACCGTTTTGGACAGATTTAATGCAGGCGGACTCCAGTAACTTGTGGTCGGCCTTTCTAGGTGGTATTCTCTTTAATTTAGCGAACATTCTCTTGGTAGCTGCGATTACCCTGGCCGGTATGTCCGTGGCATTTCCGGTAGGTATCGGTCTTGCTCTAGTAGTTGGGGTTATCGTGAATTATTTGGATGCTCCTGTGGGGGATTCTAAGCTTTTGTTCGCCGGGGTTGGCATGGTTGTTTTGGCTATATTGTTAAATGCAAATGCATACCGGAAGCTGACCAAAGTACAGCAGAAGGTGCCTACGAAGGGATTAATATTGGCCGTAGTAGCGGGACTTCTCATGGGATTGTTTTATAAGTACGTAGCCAATTCTATGTTTTCAGATTTTACCGTTCCCGTGGACGGAAAGCTTAGTCCGTACACAGCAGTGTTCATTTTTGCCTTGGGAATTCTTGGAAGTAACCTCGTTTTCAATACAATTCTCATGCGAAAACCTTTTGAGGGCGCGCCTGTTTCCTATCGAAATTATTTTCAAGGCAGCAGGAAAATTCATGTGATGGGTATTTTGGGAGGAGTCATCTGGTGTATTGGAATGTCTTTTAGCATTTTGGCATCTGATAAGGCCGGCCCGGCGATTTCTTATGGTCTTGGACAAGGAGCAACCGTGGTCGCAGCCCTCTGGGGGATTTTTGTATGGAAAGAATTCAAAGGAGCTCCTAAAGGGGTAGGAGGGATGTTAAATGCGATGTTATTAATTTACATAGCAGGCCTTATGCTGATCATCGCAGCCCGGTGA